A region from the Acidiferrobacter sp. SPIII_3 genome encodes:
- the tnpB gene encoding IS66 family insertion sequence element accessory protein TnpB (TnpB, as the term is used for proteins encoded by IS66 family insertion elements, is considered an accessory protein, since TnpC, encoded by a neighboring gene, is a DDE family transposase.), which translates to MIAITPHMRVLVAVESVDFRVGIDGLAQRCRAVLREEPFQGTVFLFRSRSHTAIKLLIYDGQGFWLCHKRLSRGRFRYWPQAADGVVSEALAHEVQVLLSAGDPTQSHAPPLWRPVGAKRGPRSPAAVPRGGDEAGLGVGACVP; encoded by the coding sequence ATGATCGCCATCACCCCGCACATGCGCGTGCTGGTGGCGGTGGAATCGGTGGACTTTCGGGTCGGCATCGACGGCTTGGCGCAACGCTGCCGGGCGGTCCTGCGCGAAGAGCCCTTTCAAGGCACGGTATTTCTCTTTCGCAGCCGCTCGCACACGGCGATCAAACTCCTCATCTATGACGGCCAGGGATTCTGGCTCTGTCACAAGCGCCTGTCACGCGGTCGGTTTCGTTATTGGCCCCAGGCTGCAGACGGGGTGGTGAGTGAGGCCTTAGCACACGAGGTGCAAGTCTTGCTGAGCGCGGGGGACCCAACGCAATCCCACGCCCCGCCGTTGTGGCGCCCGGTGGGCGCTAAGCGGGGGCCGCGCTCGCCGGCTGCGGTCCCGCGGGGCGGGGACGAGGCCGGGCTTGGGGTGGGGGCTTGCGTTCCATAA
- a CDS encoding GspE/PulE family protein: MHAYRKDTVLRLLTCRSGDVVLGDLGLAATDEHWLRTAIAVPHGLILATGPTGSGKMTTLYCALKEIDAARRKIITLEDPIEYQLKDVVQIAVRPDLGLGFAQGLRALLRQDPDVLMIGEIRDAETAGIAVQAALTGHLLLSTLHTNDALGAIARLRELGVASTLLAESLKGIVAQRLVRRLCPMCASPTDSAAPPTGSPCPRCDGTGYRGRVGLFETLAMTPALRDLLASGAPPSAYANLLRHTPHRTLADEGHDKVASGLTTATEVARVTGREPETLTQALSDHSHG, translated from the coding sequence TTGCATGCTTACCGGAAAGACACCGTCCTTCGTCTTCTGACATGCCGCTCTGGCGATGTGGTGTTAGGGGATCTGGGACTGGCAGCGACCGATGAACATTGGTTGCGCACCGCGATTGCCGTTCCCCATGGCCTCATCCTGGCCACGGGCCCGACGGGCAGCGGCAAGATGACGACCCTCTATTGCGCCCTGAAAGAGATCGATGCCGCTCGTCGCAAAATCATCACGCTGGAGGATCCCATCGAATATCAACTGAAAGATGTCGTGCAGATCGCCGTGCGTCCCGACCTGGGACTCGGGTTCGCGCAAGGACTGCGGGCCCTTCTGCGTCAAGATCCCGATGTCCTCATGATCGGCGAGATCCGCGACGCCGAAACCGCCGGCATCGCCGTTCAGGCCGCGCTGACGGGTCATCTCCTCTTATCCACGCTCCATACGAACGATGCATTGGGCGCCATCGCCCGCCTGCGCGAGCTCGGTGTGGCATCGACCCTGCTTGCCGAAAGCCTCAAGGGCATCGTGGCCCAGCGTCTTGTACGACGCCTCTGCCCGATGTGCGCAAGCCCCACAGACTCGGCTGCGCCGCCTACCGGTTCGCCGTGTCCGCGGTGCGACGGGACCGGCTACCGGGGGCGGGTCGGTCTCTTCGAAACCCTTGCCATGACGCCCGCGCTTCGGGATCTGCTGGCAAGCGGCGCCCCTCCAAGCGCCTATGCAAACCTGCTTCGCCATACACCCCATCGCACGCTCGCCGACGAGGGCCACGACAAAGTGGCATCGGGGCTGACGACGGCCACCGAGGTGGCCCGGGTCACGGGACGGGAGCCGGAGACTTTGACGCAAGCGCTCTCGGATCACTCCCATGGCTGA
- a CDS encoding type II secretion system F family protein — protein MADWIYQGIDARGRLFTGPIEAADADEAAHRLQQQGLLTTRLVPHTQAGGTSPVRHHGRRRIDRATLLAFTDALSGLLRAGLTIEQSLTVALTLSLPPAAHLLIADARHDVRAGISLSESLAQVDGIPTHYVSLVHNGELTGDLGAMLARLQKAIARSAEIRAGILNAAIYPALLVVVMLLSLLFLFIDVVPRFAAMFARSSIRLPAATRALLAVATFLHRNMMGLSSGVLASIILLMGAWRSPGGRASLERLVLHIPALGPIIVSLELGRVFRTMAALLAAGIPLTQALTNIWALPGPGTLRSMLHTWHERLVAGESPAQSVASLPLLPAFVRQFIAMGNETGRMDDVLSALADRLEHDTDRAIHRALSLVEPAAILVMGLIVGAVVVSILAAVFALNTVHIST, from the coding sequence ATGGCTGACTGGATCTATCAAGGGATCGATGCGCGTGGGCGGCTCTTCACGGGTCCGATCGAGGCCGCGGATGCCGATGAGGCGGCCCACAGACTGCAGCAGCAGGGACTGCTGACCACGCGTCTCGTGCCGCACACGCAAGCGGGCGGCACGAGCCCAGTACGCCACCACGGTCGTCGTCGTATCGACCGCGCGACTCTTCTCGCGTTCACAGACGCCCTGAGCGGCCTCTTGCGGGCGGGGCTTACGATCGAACAATCCTTGACGGTGGCCTTGACCTTGAGTCTGCCGCCTGCGGCACATCTCCTGATCGCAGACGCCCGCCACGATGTGCGCGCCGGCATCAGTCTGAGCGAGAGTCTTGCGCAGGTCGATGGTATCCCAACCCATTACGTGAGCCTCGTACACAACGGCGAGCTCACGGGCGATCTCGGCGCCATGCTCGCGCGGCTCCAGAAGGCGATAGCGCGTAGCGCGGAAATACGCGCCGGTATTCTGAACGCGGCGATCTACCCGGCGCTCCTCGTCGTCGTGATGCTTTTGTCCCTCCTCTTTCTTTTCATCGACGTCGTCCCCCGCTTCGCGGCCATGTTTGCCAGAAGCTCCATACGCCTGCCGGCCGCCACCCGCGCGCTCCTGGCCGTGGCCACCTTTTTGCACCGCAACATGATGGGCCTTTCATCGGGGGTGTTGGCATCCATCATCCTTCTTATGGGCGCCTGGCGTAGCCCGGGAGGGCGCGCGTCCCTGGAGCGTCTTGTCTTACACATCCCCGCATTGGGTCCAATCATTGTGTCTTTAGAGCTCGGCCGAGTGTTTCGGACCATGGCGGCCTTGCTCGCGGCCGGGATCCCCCTGACACAAGCCCTGACAAACATCTGGGCCCTGCCCGGCCCCGGCACCTTGCGATCCATGCTCCACACCTGGCACGAGCGCCTTGTGGCAGGCGAGAGTCCCGCGCAGTCCGTCGCGTCGTTGCCCTTGCTGCCGGCTTTCGTGCGGCAATTCATCGCCATGGGTAATGAGACAGGACGCATGGACGACGTCTTGTCGGCACTCGCCGACCGTCTCGAACATGACACCGATCGCGCGATCCACCGGGCCCTCTCGCTGGTCGAGCCCGCGGCCATCCTGGTGATGGGCTTGATTGTAGGCGCCGTCGTCGTATCGATCCTGGCCGCGGTCTTTGCCCTGAATACCGTCCACATCTCGACCTGA
- the gspG gene encoding type II secretion system major pseudopilin GspG has translation MSDLSMRPSVQQGLTLIELIVVMVILGLLVSLIGPDLWSRLHQSRMRTAAMQITLLGSALDNYRLDVGHYPVTAAGLMALRRKPPGVRGWSGPYLAHGVPRDPWGHPYHYRCPGKHGAYDLWSDGPAHGAPITSWTTRGSAHHASVRPHTS, from the coding sequence ATGTCCGACCTATCCATGCGACCATCCGTCCAGCAGGGACTTACACTCATCGAGCTCATTGTGGTGATGGTGATACTCGGGCTTTTGGTGAGCCTGATAGGCCCCGACCTCTGGTCCCGTCTCCATCAATCCCGAATGAGAACCGCGGCCATGCAGATCACCCTGCTCGGCTCCGCCCTCGACAACTATCGCCTGGACGTCGGACATTATCCCGTCACCGCCGCTGGTCTTATGGCCTTGCGGCGCAAGCCCCCCGGGGTCCGCGGTTGGAGCGGACCTTATCTTGCACACGGCGTGCCCCGCGATCCCTGGGGGCATCCCTACCATTATCGTTGTCCCGGGAAACACGGCGCCTATGACCTCTGGAGTGACGGACCCGCGCACGGCGCCCCCATCACATCATGGACCACGCGAGGATCTGCGCATCATGCGTCAGTCAGGCCTCACACTTCTTGA
- a CDS encoding Tfp pilus assembly protein FimT/FimU yields MRQSGLTLLELIAVLVIMSAAMALVGLPLFGQHETLTAYSRRARSLVHLARRMALTQGVVEELCIDPRTRTITLRGLVSDKPLRRRALRVPHSIRVTVSAKVGRDSYGRRIFRFYPDGSATPGTIIFQRGARRLPIMVGVLFHASH; encoded by the coding sequence ATGCGTCAGTCAGGCCTCACACTTCTTGAGCTGATCGCAGTCCTTGTGATCATGTCGGCCGCGATGGCGCTGGTGGGCCTGCCGCTTTTTGGCCAACACGAGACGCTCACGGCTTATAGTCGGCGCGCGCGCTCACTCGTCCATTTGGCGCGCCGCATGGCCTTGACACAAGGCGTCGTGGAAGAGCTCTGCATCGATCCGCGCACGCGCACGATCACGCTTCGGGGCCTCGTTTCGGACAAGCCACTCAGGCGGCGTGCCCTGCGCGTTCCCCATTCCATAAGGGTGACCGTGTCGGCAAAAGTGGGCCGCGACTCGTACGGCCGCCGCATCTTCCGATTTTATCCCGACGGCAGCGCGACACCCGGGACGATCATCTTTCAGCGAGGCGCTCGCCGCCTCCCCATCATGGTCGGGGTATTGTTCCATGCCTCACACTGA
- a CDS encoding type II secretion system protein J: MPHTEHGFTLLEVVVAMAIFVTGAATMLDESSLLLRQMSRAHRALQTSLALQDAMVMTTATARARGSLATPLVFGPITVSRHDGPSFLLLGSRKRRPIEEIILKAPRRRALNLWVQR, translated from the coding sequence ATGCCTCACACTGAACACGGCTTTACCCTCCTTGAGGTGGTCGTGGCCATGGCGATTTTCGTGACCGGGGCGGCGACCATGCTTGACGAATCCTCGCTGCTCTTGCGCCAGATGAGCCGCGCGCATAGGGCGCTGCAGACAAGTCTCGCCCTGCAGGATGCGATGGTTATGACGACAGCCACTGCGAGGGCCCGCGGATCCCTCGCAACACCGCTGGTCTTTGGGCCGATCACAGTATCCCGGCACGACGGTCCCTCCTTCCTTCTCTTGGGCTCCCGCAAGCGGCGGCCCATTGAAGAGATCATCTTGAAGGCCCCGCGCCGGCGCGCGCTAAATTTATGGGTGCAACGATGA
- a CDS encoding prepilin-type N-terminal cleavage/methylation domain-containing protein produces MRSAQPGFTLMELIVAIALTAALIAGLAAFLHDIVLTERHAAPRARQVRQFLLVNGALRHELAATRPGDIALSAHRLLFLSGAAYRALPPARYFYSYIFHPARHTLSLTLRGVRRDDKPGETLFRGVLLRNVAVAQFAGLLQPARTQDPSFWVRHIPRRTLARPSVAPRVVVIRLDIRGGRHSTYRHLPPLLYALAWP; encoded by the coding sequence ATGAGAAGCGCGCAGCCGGGCTTCACGTTGATGGAACTCATCGTGGCCATCGCCTTGACCGCCGCGCTCATCGCCGGGCTTGCGGCGTTTCTGCATGACATCGTCCTGACCGAACGCCATGCGGCTCCCCGCGCACGGCAGGTCAGGCAGTTCCTGCTGGTGAACGGCGCCCTTCGCCATGAACTCGCCGCCACTCGCCCGGGCGACATCGCCCTGTCCGCCCATCGGCTCCTGTTCCTATCCGGCGCCGCCTATCGGGCCCTGCCCCCGGCGCGCTATTTCTACAGTTACATCTTCCATCCCGCGCGCCACACCCTGTCGCTGACATTGCGGGGCGTACGCCGTGACGACAAACCGGGGGAAACGCTCTTTCGTGGTGTGCTGCTCCGAAACGTCGCCGTGGCGCAATTTGCCGGTCTCCTGCAACCCGCCCGTACGCAAGACCCCTCGTTCTGGGTCCGACATATTCCGCGCCGCACGCTTGCGCGCCCGTCCGTAGCCCCGCGCGTGGTCGTGATTCGCCTCGACATCAGGGGTGGCCGCCATTCCACCTACCGGCACCTACCACCCCTCCTCTACGCATTGGCGTGGCCATGA